ACTGGTTGGAGGAGAGGCCGCGTCCTCCGCTTCTTCTGGCAAAATCTACTGGGTGGAAATAGGCGGCGCGGTAGCTCGACCCGGGGTTTATGACTTCCCCCAACCTCCAGAGATACAACAACTCTGGGCAGTGGGAGGTGGTCCAGGCCTCCCTCCGGCCCTGTCCCAGCCCCTGGCCAGCGGCAGCCGGATCATGGTGGCAAAGGATGGCTCCTATACCCTGGACCGCATGTCGGGGGCGAAATTGTTGGTTCTGGGTCTGGCTATTGATCTCAATAATGCCAATGCTAGGGATCTGGAGGCCATTCCGGGGATCGGCCCGGTACTGGCCGCACGCATTATCCAATACCGGGAAACAAATGGTCCTTTTAATCAGATAGAGGAGTTATCCAAGGTTAACGGCATCGGACCGAAAAATTTGGAAGAAATCCGACCCCATCTGACCATCTTGGCAAATCAGCCTGGTAATGGGCAAAATACTGAGAATCATCAGGGAAAGAAGTGACTGATAGTCACTTTATTCATGCAAGGTAGGCCAGGGGAAGGGCCACTGGCTCCTGGCCCCTCCCCAAGATTTTACATCACGCTATATAATACTATATGGCCTAAACCAATAGCTCATAAGGAGAATTTAGATGACCGTTGAACCCAAGCCTCAGATTTATTATTCTCAAGATGAAATAGCCAAACTATTAAGTTCCGAAAGCCCGATCAGAGCAGAAAGAAGAACATATCAACCCTGTCTGTGTGCCCGGCTGC
This genomic stretch from Deltaproteobacteria bacterium harbors:
- a CDS encoding helix-hairpin-helix domain-containing protein, with the translated sequence MNVSPANPKEYLIRSQQGVILLLGIILMGLLLGRSGLVGGEAASSASSGKIYWVEIGGAVARPGVYDFPQPPEIQQLWAVGGGPGLPPALSQPLASGSRIMVAKDGSYTLDRMSGAKLLVLGLAIDLNNANARDLEAIPGIGPVLAARIIQYRETNGPFNQIEELSKVNGIGPKNLEEIRPHLTILANQPGNGQNTENHQGKK